In one window of Campylobacter sp. DNA:
- a CDS encoding filamentous hemagglutinin N-terminal domain-containing protein: MQIVGFNSIFNSSGRLGASTDTKGYFDVFTQVSKRLAALLLLSLLAPCFSYCEIIPDNSAPVNHRASVSQTPNAPAIQIDIASPNDKGISINEYSKLNTPKEGTVFNNSQGGAISKTAGYIPPNPRLNRGEAKLIINQVNSPLPSNLQGSIEIAGRKADLIIANPSGINVNGATIINSSSTTLSTATPSYENGHLKSLNISKDGSINIGADGLNDNGDYLNVISNSLKLEGKIYANEINVVATDGKVSLKNTNSGLRQDNLKIEQEGGSHPKGVSIDSSALGGMYAGKINIISTKDGAGINNKGAILADSSLKIDANGDLINEGKLGSNGQAQISSKTISNQKGSKISASNLGIKASSVENRGNIQANTLKIKADRLDNIKGSISSSSALKIEARSLSNKDRAVIGAAKSERLKELSLDESKDSFKTGVIPPSKNELSIISADHISNIGGAILSNESYLDIKESLLNDNSLMVLRALDSEIPNFYNLSGSTFIVQEGLSLRGNNLRNESSKIISLGGVLLGYDSIDNSKGSILSGGNLIINKGALNNEEGLISSKGDLALNLDSLSALGKLNSDGSLYLGLKEDLSYNGGIYASGDIYLNLQGNFIALQRLISNKDLIINAKGIKNESIIAALRNLALKAKEQILNLGSLIARGELITNSESLINKKALVYAQDGMALNAKNILNQDASNILSGGDIVINTSFLSNEALSNIISQRNLNIFNERGGEGKADEITNASSLIYARGALNINTKKLNNRSVNEPVKRVQSTGYNIDFTCNGDGWGCSGVAIPLKVNAAEIKERILKQNPNISQDELNAKIMEELSEQDMNLYVLSLYKNTRLPGEDTRLYDAIMLNLKDNLFGIRRSKPHKKERLRQISYSINKEYITEDSLSKFMGSNIISAGDSNLNIDELNNDKSVIYAYNDLSLNVKSLNNRSLSLNHSITSQAEYRWKHKSHGGKGGYSDQKNIYYSQPAIISIIGAKKDIKGYAGDISNLNSHGQINSGNAPALIKEAFSKIDYSLIGKGLGNPNALNLNKNDLAPSLNNEADMQDIIRPSYINNLFSPISSKFYNTFYVYSELIPDFSYMHNKLSLLYDKKRTSLNSSEEDDGTLLGSAPSLIYAGGSIDLSVNGDLRNEGIIYAGSNMSLKAGSVSNLNSASIIAANALSISAKKDIINASSLIQGRSVSLNAGRDIVHKTLSKEINLNRAYGDQSSTYIGTISNIKSTEGSVALNAARDITVTGASIDSAANLILNAAKSVDINSAEEKLSYNFKSKGGYYKEDIVKNTSSKLNAKDNILIKAGGIGISGADINARGGDALLQAKNSINLSGDIDSNYYESEFKEKGFASKKSTTTKALNQSVVPTSISAKNIMLSSQEADINIAGSALKAKEAIDMQAGNNINISPLSYSFLNYKNSSKSSLGGLKASMDMHSLYKRNLQSSSLSSETADINLRAKNDLSLISADISSGRNLNLGAGNSINILAAKEYKEERSAHKKTRFNPISVLTYSGLVAASIIAPENAIAAIGVEKIGGKTFTEIYRSDYNSKQVKEGISKLSDIKAAGDIGLNSPTAFITSNMKAGGDINVDAKNLTISAAANEYSEQSLQKSTSVSVAKVKDILSQMKPKSLDELKKDTSIKVKLADASYDKSNTNLYGTETVSSNMEAKNITLRGDNSLSVIGSNLKAEEDLNLISKDGNINIINSTDTASSSSNSKHLEGSISLTVQNEYAQIAPAAIALQEAIKQLNQTKKQYKEYKDQKNALQDKLVELKNRYKAKEVGIDYSDIEDLQNIIEDVKDEEKYYLSNIALATANVASKTAALISQGSAASSSWVTWGF; encoded by the coding sequence CTCATCATCGCCAATCCTAGCGGCATCAACGTAAACGGCGCTACCATAATAAATTCCTCCTCCACTACGTTAAGCACCGCCACGCCCTCCTATGAAAACGGACATCTTAAATCTCTAAACATAAGCAAAGATGGTTCTATAAATATAGGAGCGGACGGCCTAAACGATAACGGAGATTATCTAAACGTAATATCTAATAGCCTAAAGCTGGAGGGTAAAATTTACGCAAACGAGATAAACGTAGTAGCGACGGACGGTAAGGTATCTTTAAAAAATACAAACTCCGGATTGAGGCAGGATAATTTAAAGATCGAGCAAGAAGGAGGATCGCATCCTAAGGGCGTATCCATAGACTCCTCAGCCCTAGGGGGAATGTATGCGGGCAAGATAAATATAATATCTACTAAAGATGGAGCGGGCATCAATAATAAAGGGGCTATCTTAGCGGACAGCTCTTTAAAGATAGACGCCAACGGAGATCTGATAAATGAAGGAAAGCTGGGTTCCAACGGACAGGCTCAAATCAGCTCAAAGACCATCTCCAACCAAAAGGGCTCTAAAATTTCAGCCTCCAATCTGGGTATAAAAGCCTCCTCGGTAGAAAACAGAGGAAATATACAGGCTAATACTCTAAAGATAAAAGCCGATAGGTTAGATAATATAAAAGGCTCCATAAGCTCAAGCTCCGCCTTAAAGATAGAGGCCAGAAGCCTAAGCAACAAAGATAGAGCCGTAATAGGAGCGGCTAAGAGCGAAAGACTAAAGGAGTTAAGCTTAGATGAGAGCAAAGACTCTTTTAAAACAGGAGTTATTCCTCCTTCCAAAAACGAGCTTAGCATAATAAGCGCGGATCACATATCAAATATAGGCGGAGCGATACTTTCAAACGAAAGCTATTTGGATATAAAAGAGAGTCTCTTAAATGATAATAGCCTAATGGTATTAAGGGCATTGGATTCCGAAATTCCAAATTTTTATAACCTTTCAGGTTCTACCTTTATAGTACAAGAGGGCTTAAGCTTGCGCGGCAACAATCTACGCAACGAAAGCTCAAAGATCATCTCCCTAGGAGGCGTTCTTTTGGGCTACGACAGCATAGATAATTCTAAGGGCTCTATCCTAAGCGGAGGAAATTTAATCATAAACAAAGGCGCTCTTAATAATGAAGAGGGACTTATAAGCTCCAAAGGAGATCTCGCTTTAAACCTAGATAGTCTTAGCGCTTTAGGTAAGCTAAACTCGGACGGTAGTTTATATCTGGGGCTAAAGGAGGATTTGAGCTATAACGGAGGGATCTACGCAAGCGGCGATATATATTTAAACCTACAAGGAAATTTTATTGCCTTGCAAAGGCTGATCTCCAATAAAGATCTGATCATAAACGCAAAGGGTATCAAAAACGAAAGCATCATAGCCGCACTTAGAAATTTGGCTTTAAAAGCAAAGGAGCAAATTTTAAATTTAGGCTCTTTAATCGCGCGCGGCGAGCTGATAACAAACTCTGAAAGCCTAATAAACAAAAAAGCCCTCGTTTATGCGCAAGACGGCATGGCTTTAAACGCTAAAAATATCCTCAATCAAGACGCGTCCAATATACTTAGCGGAGGGGATATAGTTATAAATACGAGCTTTCTTAGCAACGAAGCGCTATCTAACATCATCTCTCAAAGAAATTTAAATATTTTTAATGAAAGAGGCGGGGAGGGCAAGGCAGACGAGATAACCAACGCCTCCTCTTTGATATATGCAAGGGGCGCTCTTAATATCAATACTAAAAAGCTAAATAACCGCTCGGTTAACGAGCCCGTAAAGAGAGTTCAAAGCACCGGCTATAATATAGATTTTACCTGCAATGGTGACGGTTGGGGTTGCAGCGGCGTAGCCATCCCTTTAAAGGTCAATGCAGCCGAGATAAAAGAGCGCATCCTTAAGCAAAATCCTAATATTAGCCAGGACGAGTTAAACGCTAAGATCATGGAGGAGCTTAGCGAGCAGGATATGAATCTATACGTATTAAGCTTATATAAAAATACTAGGCTTCCAGGGGAGGATACTAGGCTATATGACGCTATAATGTTAAATTTAAAAGATAATCTTTTCGGCATAAGAAGAAGCAAGCCTCATAAGAAGGAGAGATTAAGGCAGATAAGCTACAGCATCAATAAAGAGTATATAACTGAAGATAGCCTAAGTAAATTTATGGGCTCAAACATAATCTCCGCAGGGGATAGCAACCTTAACATAGATGAGCTAAATAACGATAAGAGCGTAATTTATGCCTATAACGATCTATCTTTAAATGTAAAGAGCCTAAACAACCGCTCTTTAAGTCTAAATCATAGTATAACGAGCCAGGCGGAGTATAGATGGAAACATAAAAGCCACGGCGGTAAAGGCGGCTATAGCGACCAAAAGAATATCTACTACTCCCAGCCTGCTATTATCTCCATAATAGGAGCTAAAAAAGATATAAAAGGCTACGCGGGCGATATTTCAAATTTAAACTCACACGGGCAGATAAACTCTGGTAACGCTCCTGCTCTTATAAAGGAAGCTTTTTCTAAAATAGATTACTCCCTAATAGGCAAGGGGCTCGGTAATCCTAACGCTTTAAATCTAAATAAAAACGATCTTGCGCCTAGCCTTAATAACGAAGCGGATATGCAAGATATCATTAGACCTAGCTATATAAACAATCTCTTTTCGCCTATAAGCAGTAAATTTTATAACACCTTCTACGTTTATAGCGAGCTGATACCGGATTTTTCATATATGCACAATAAGCTAAGCTTGCTTTATGATAAAAAAAGGACATCCTTGAACTCTTCGGAGGAAGATGACGGCACTCTACTTGGCTCCGCACCTTCTTTGATATACGCAGGAGGCAGCATAGATCTAAGCGTAAACGGCGATCTTAGAAACGAAGGGATAATCTACGCGGGCTCTAATATGAGCCTCAAAGCGGGCAGCGTATCAAATTTAAACTCCGCCTCCATCATCGCCGCGAACGCCTTAAGCATATCGGCCAAAAAGGATATAATAAACGCATCCTCTTTGATACAAGGACGCAGCGTAAGCTTAAACGCCGGTAGAGATATAGTACATAAAACTCTAAGTAAAGAGATAAACCTAAATAGAGCCTACGGCGATCAAAGCAGCACCTATATAGGCACTATCTCAAATATAAAATCTACCGAAGGCAGCGTAGCATTAAATGCGGCTCGCGATATAACCGTAACCGGAGCGAGCATAGACTCGGCTGCAAATTTAATCCTAAACGCCGCAAAGAGCGTAGACATAAATAGCGCGGAGGAGAAGCTAAGCTATAACTTTAAAAGCAAGGGCGGATACTATAAAGAGGATATCGTTAAGAATACAAGCTCTAAACTTAACGCCAAAGATAATATCCTAATTAAAGCAGGCGGTATAGGTATAAGCGGAGCGGATATTAATGCGCGCGGCGGAGATGCTTTGCTGCAGGCAAAGAACTCCATAAATCTAAGTGGGGATATCGATAGCAACTACTACGAGAGCGAATTTAAAGAAAAGGGCTTTGCGTCTAAAAAAAGCACTACTACTAAAGCTTTAAATCAAAGCGTAGTGCCTACTAGCATAAGCGCTAAAAATATAATGCTTAGCTCGCAAGAGGCCGATATTAATATAGCAGGCTCTGCGTTAAAAGCTAAAGAAGCCATAGATATGCAGGCGGGAAACAATATAAATATATCGCCTCTAAGCTATAGCTTCTTAAACTATAAAAATAGCTCCAAATCCTCTTTGGGTGGATTGAAAGCTAGTATGGATATGCACTCGCTTTATAAACGAAATTTGCAAAGCTCCTCCCTCTCTAGCGAAACAGCAGATATAAACTTAAGAGCAAAGAACGATCTAAGCTTAATATCTGCGGATATTTCAAGCGGACGCAATCTAAACTTAGGCGCGGGAAATTCCATAAATATCCTAGCAGCCAAGGAATATAAAGAGGAGCGAAGCGCCCATAAAAAAACGAGATTCAACCCTATATCGGTTCTAACATATTCCGGTTTGGTAGCAGCATCTATCATAGCTCCGGAAAATGCTATAGCTGCTATAGGAGTAGAAAAGATAGGCGGCAAGACCTTTACTGAGATATATAGATCGGATTATAATAGCAAGCAGGTAAAGGAAGGTATATCTAAACTATCCGATATCAAAGCTGCGGGCGATATAGGCTTAAACTCTCCTACAGCTTTTATAACTTCAAATATGAAAGCGGGCGGAGATATAAATGTAGACGCCAAAAACCTAACGATATCCGCTGCCGCTAACGAATATAGCGAACAAAGCTTGCAAAAAAGCACCTCCGTATCTGTTGCTAAAGTAAAAGATATCCTAAGTCAGATGAAGCCGAAGTCCTTAGACGAACTTAAGAAGGATACGAGCATTAAAGTAAAGCTAGCCGATGCCTCATACGATAAATCCAATACGAACCTATACGGTACCGAGACCGTCTCTTCTAATATGGAAGCTAAAAATATAACTCTTAGAGGGGATAATAGCCTAAGCGTTATAGGCTCAAACTTAAAGGCCGAAGAGGATCTTAACTTAATATCCAAAGATGGAAATATAAATATAATAAATTCCACCGATACCGCAAGCTCCTCATCTAACTCTAAGCATCTGGAAGGCTCCATATCTCTTACCGTTCAAAACGAATACGCTCAAATAGCTCCTGCGGCTATCGCCTTGCAAGAAGCGATAAAACAGCTAAATCAGACCAAAAAGCAATATAAGGAGTATAAGGATCAGAAAAATGCTCTACAAGACAAACTTGTTGAGTTAAAGAACCGCTATAAGGCTAAAGAGGTAGGCATAGACTACTCCGATATCGAAGACCTACAAAACATAATAGAGGACGTAAAGGACGAGGAGAAATACTATCTATCAAATATCGCTCTAGCTACCGCCAACGTAGCCTCTAAAACCGCTGCCCTCATCTCCCAAGGATCTGCCGCATCCTCTAGCTGGGTTACCTGGGGCTTTA